One genomic segment of Ricinus communis isolate WT05 ecotype wild-type chromosome 3, ASM1957865v1, whole genome shotgun sequence includes these proteins:
- the LOC125369531 gene encoding uncharacterized protein LOC125369531: protein MEFCSLAFGFFLVFQYDKRNCHFNVIILDTNASEIDYPCRNNGENEVPIDLEEEFVEPRVEQVEKNAFVEILNAFSSSQKRKEKSPVSSGQPLKKKKLENPTRQYEANTGNGGMSVVVAKTQQLSSDQKVYLLKRARAAFNSKNPAFTVTLLSSYIHPGYKLVSNDLIQILKQQ, encoded by the exons ATGGAGTTTTGCTCTTTAGCTTTTGgatttttccttgtttttcaatatgataaaagaaattgccATTTCAATGTAATCATTCTTGACACTAATGCTTCAGAGATAGATTATCCATGTAGAAACAATGGTGAAAATGAGGTCCCTATTGATCTTGAGGAAGAATTTGTAGAGCCAAGAGTTGAACAAGTTGAAAAAAATGCCTTTGTTGAAATCTTGAATGCTTTTTCATCAAGccagaaaaggaaagagaaatcACCGGTATCATCAGGCCAGccattgaagaagaaaaagctaGAAAATCCCACAAGACAATATGAAG CTAATACTGGTAATGGAGGCATGAGTGTAGTAGTTGCAAAGACGCAACAATTGAGTAGTGATCAAAAAGTTTATCTGCTTAAGAGAGCAAGGGCTGCTTTCAATTCTAAAAATCCCGCTTTCACGGTCACACTACTGTCATCATATATTCATCCGGGATATAAATTGGTAAGTAATGATTTAATTCAGATTTTGAAGCAACAGTAG
- the LOC107260961 gene encoding uncharacterized protein LOC107260961 → MAGKNFRKIDYPVSIINGDTDVDLEQTESDASVEILSHFSPYRETRKKSPLLFSPPTKKIKLENSTGQEEKKGGIFCQKQILDEVLDRIKPLTAEEKAQALDKATTNFKSKKSILYYCNAVAIICSSCI, encoded by the exons ATGGCTGGCAAGAATTTCAGAA AAATAGACTATCCAGTCAGTATTATCAATGGAGATACTGATGTAGATCTTGAACAAACTGAAAGTGATGCTTCTGTTGAAATCTTGAGTCACTTCTCACCATATCgggaaacaagaaagaaatcaCCATTGCTATTCTCTCCACCTACTAAGAAGATAAAGCTAGAGAATTCTACAGGACAAGAAG aaaagaaaggaggaaTTTTTTGTCAGAAACAGATACTAGATGAGGTCCTGGACAGAATAAAACCATTAACTGCTGAGGAAAAGGCTCAAGCACTTGATAAAGCAACaactaattttaaatctaaaaaatccATTCTTTATTATTGCAATGCAGTAGCCATCATATGTTCATCCTGCATATAA